A window of the Pyrodictium abyssi genome harbors these coding sequences:
- a CDS encoding DHH family phosphoesterase, producing MTHRYAVVTHTDLDGIAAAAIYLRLAGAEPDVDAAIMFAEPYKLHRVLADVGNVERVAIMDLGPNTGTFDSIVETITELRQRGITVEWYDHHRWRPEWVEKLRSLGAKMYIDTTTCGAGVVAKYAPGELDAEPDEFIARLVKATCAADLWKWDDPLAPKLYRVVDRYRGGKGDKWKRTILRGFWEGSFWWPELDEALNEYLEKEFTGFNDALRNVVLATIRGCRVVFVLKRPGPPNASILGNSLLDRYSADVAVIIRRKGRGLSLRSRSVNVREIAARLGGGGHPRAAGAPLNMPLRYRVLAFFWPRARLHYARQLIERALEELGGCPALQE from the coding sequence TTGACGCACCGGTATGCTGTAGTAACACACACTGATCTAGACGGTATAGCTGCTGCCGCCATATATCTGCGGCTCGCTGGCGCCGAGCCCGACGTAGACGCAGCTATCATGTTCGCGGAGCCCTACAAGCTGCACCGCGTCCTAGCCGATGTGGGCAACGTGGAGAGAGTAGCCATAATGGATCTAGGGCCTAACACCGGGACATTCGATAGCATAGTGGAGACCATCACCGAGCTAAGGCAGCGGGGCATCACGGTAGAATGGTATGATCATCACCGCTGGAGGCCGGAGTGGGTGGAGAAGCTCCGCTCGCTGGGAGCAAAGATGTACATAGATACCACGACATGCGGAGCTGGTGTTGTTGCTAAGTATGCCCCGGGCGAGCTGGACGCTGAACCTGACGAGTTTATAGCAAGACTAGTGAAGGCCACATGTGCAGCCGACCTATGGAAGTGGGACGACCCTCTAGCCCCGAAGCTGTACCGTGTCGTAGACCGTTATCGTGGCGGCAAGGGGGACAAGTGGAAGCGCACGATACTACGCGGCTTCTGGGAGGGTAGCTTCTGGTGGCCTGAGCTAGACGAGGCCCTCAACGAGTATCTCGAGAAAGAGTTTACCGGGTTTAACGACGCCCTAAGGAACGTGGTTCTCGCCACCATACGTGGCTGCCGTGTAGTGTTTGTGCTCAAACGCCCTGGCCCGCCTAACGCTAGTATACTGGGTAACAGCCTCCTGGACCGCTATTCGGCCGACGTAGCGGTAATCATTAGGCGTAAGGGGCGCGGCCTAAGCCTGCGCTCCCGTAGCGTAAATGTAAGGGAGATAGCTGCTAGGCTAGGCGGTGGCGGTCACCCGCGTGCTGCTGGCGCGCCTCTCAATATGCCTCTCCGCTACCGGGTTCTAGCCTTCTTCTGGCCACGCGCAAGGCTGCACTACGCTAGACAGCTTATCGAGCGCGCGCTGGAGGAGCTAGGAGGATGCCCTGCTTTGCAGGAGTAG
- a CDS encoding DUF429 domain-containing protein yields MPCFAGVDLAALPRKPTGVAIICALESRELPSLAAVSELYHDDEITQLLLEHNVSVAAIDAPLSLPPPGHGFRHVERKLLSIGGRLLPLTMEPMRRLAERANELRKVLDKHGITVIETHPTSVLRVGKCSTYHELYSLFGLHPPSDMSRHEMDALVAALVAYCVHRDCGLQVSADDGVLYVLRPGICSDTS; encoded by the coding sequence ATGCCCTGCTTTGCAGGAGTAGACTTAGCAGCATTGCCAAGGAAGCCTACTGGTGTTGCCATAATCTGCGCCCTAGAGTCTAGAGAACTTCCATCCTTGGCCGCCGTTTCAGAGCTTTATCACGATGACGAGATAACTCAGCTCCTACTCGAGCACAACGTGTCCGTAGCTGCCATTGACGCGCCATTATCACTGCCTCCTCCAGGACACGGCTTTCGACATGTGGAGCGAAAGCTTCTATCCATTGGTGGCCGTCTACTCCCATTAACTATGGAGCCTATGAGGCGCCTAGCCGAGAGAGCTAACGAGCTACGCAAGGTCTTAGACAAGCATGGAATCACCGTTATCGAGACCCACCCAACAAGCGTGCTGAGAGTAGGCAAGTGCAGCACCTACCATGAGTTGTATAGCTTGTTCGGCCTACACCCTCCTTCAGACATGTCTAGACACGAGATGGACGCACTTGTAGCTGCCCTAGTAGCCTACTGCGTGCATAGGGACTGTGGTCTCCAGGTTAGTGCAGATGATGGTGTATTGTATGTGCTTCGTCCCGGCATTTGTAGCGATACTAGCTAG
- a CDS encoding N-glycosylase/DNA lyase — translation MLDESRIAAVASVLRNIPASAVEVIELNDPQYAAIKKLVAVHGDRAVALAVANALISYRLSLPGEKYWLEFADWGSRIPTPSAGKELVEAMKAFLAESRGNRMVVQQKARRLERAAPVLERVLREPGRYRDLGVLVKELAGVLGARPEEKTIVFAAKMAYYAYRALGLEVAGKNEIPVPLDRRMALLTSASGMINSTPDKVFTRYRLDAVRAWQKVSRESGIPALHLDAVVWLPAHGIERNLRRGLEYARDEFARRLVGYSKGIVDWNTARQVAGQIIYRDPYS, via the coding sequence ATGCTAGACGAGTCAAGGATAGCAGCTGTAGCGTCCGTGCTGAGAAACATACCGGCCTCCGCGGTGGAGGTCATAGAGCTTAATGACCCGCAGTACGCGGCCATAAAGAAGCTCGTAGCCGTGCACGGAGACCGCGCTGTTGCGCTTGCAGTGGCCAACGCTTTGATAAGTTACCGGCTGAGCCTACCCGGCGAAAAATACTGGTTAGAGTTCGCCGACTGGGGCTCACGCATACCTACACCGTCCGCCGGCAAGGAGCTAGTAGAAGCCATGAAGGCGTTCCTAGCAGAGAGCCGTGGCAACAGGATGGTGGTCCAGCAGAAGGCTCGAAGGCTAGAACGAGCGGCCCCGGTGCTCGAACGGGTACTTAGAGAGCCCGGGAGGTACAGAGACTTGGGCGTTCTGGTCAAAGAACTAGCTGGCGTGCTTGGCGCGCGCCCCGAGGAAAAGACAATAGTGTTTGCAGCGAAGATGGCCTACTATGCGTACAGGGCGCTAGGCCTAGAGGTGGCCGGCAAGAACGAAATCCCGGTGCCGCTGGATAGGCGGATGGCGTTGCTCACCTCGGCCTCGGGCATGATAAACTCTACGCCAGACAAGGTATTCACAAGGTACAGGCTTGACGCTGTCAGGGCATGGCAAAAGGTATCGCGTGAGTCCGGTATACCGGCACTACACCTGGATGCAGTAGTCTGGCTCCCAGCGCACGGTATAGAGAGGAACCTACGGAGAGGGCTTGAGTACGCACGCGACGAGTTTGCTCGTAGACTAGTAGGCTACAGTAAGGGCATCGTAGACTGGAACACGGCTAGGCAGGTAGCCGGCCAGATAATATACCGCGACCCATACTCCTAG
- a CDS encoding ERCC4 domain-containing protein has translation MGILSEQLLHPVDVVVDSREASKNKDIVDELRRKGLRVAIQALEAGDYYLLARDHRRALLVERKTVTDFANSIRDNRIWEQAKLLREAAQKEGVKPLIILEGWLGVIEKRTRWNIAALLRILDELVLDWGIPVIPTHNKRATVAWLAAKAKSLGKTEEKRVIRLRVEKKPLTLNERILYVAEGLVGPTLARRLLEKFGTLRRIANASIQELMTVDGIGEKRAKEIYAIFNTTWEPNDKDEM, from the coding sequence TTGGGCATACTGTCGGAACAGCTGCTACACCCGGTAGACGTTGTAGTAGACAGCCGTGAAGCATCAAAAAACAAGGATATCGTCGATGAGCTGAGACGTAAAGGGCTACGCGTTGCTATACAAGCCCTAGAAGCTGGAGACTACTACCTACTCGCCAGGGATCACCGTAGGGCCCTTCTAGTAGAGCGTAAAACGGTCACAGATTTCGCCAACAGTATACGTGACAACCGTATATGGGAACAAGCAAAACTCCTAAGAGAAGCAGCACAGAAGGAGGGCGTAAAGCCGCTAATAATACTAGAAGGCTGGCTCGGCGTAATAGAGAAGCGTACGAGATGGAACATAGCGGCACTCCTAAGGATACTCGACGAACTGGTACTGGACTGGGGCATACCAGTTATACCGACGCACAACAAGAGAGCCACAGTAGCCTGGCTCGCTGCAAAAGCTAAGAGCCTAGGCAAAACGGAAGAGAAACGCGTCATACGACTGCGTGTCGAGAAAAAGCCGCTTACACTAAACGAGCGCATACTATACGTGGCGGAGGGCCTCGTGGGGCCAACACTAGCCCGCCGCCTCCTCGAGAAGTTTGGAACGCTTCGGAGGATAGCAAACGCGAGTATACAAGAGCTTATGACCGTAGATGGTATAGGAGAGAAGCGTGCAAAGGAAATATACGCGATATTCAACACGACATGGGAGCCTAACGACAAGGACGAGATGTAG
- a CDS encoding ferredoxin — protein MAEAKIRVWIDREQCIADMVCVSLCPDVFEMSEEDGKAQIVSKWRVDDNPAEGLVPADLKDCVASASEACPVSIIHFEEK, from the coding sequence GTGGCCGAAGCTAAGATACGTGTATGGATTGACCGTGAACAGTGCATAGCTGATATGGTGTGTGTAAGCCTTTGTCCCGATGTCTTCGAGATGAGCGAGGAGGATGGCAAGGCCCAGATAGTGTCTAAGTGGCGTGTAGACGACAACCCTGCCGAGGGCCTTGTGCCCGCTGACCTTAAGGACTGTGTAGCTTCCGCCTCCGAGGCCTGCCCTGTGAGCATCATCCACTTCGAGGAGAAGTAA
- a CDS encoding Xaa-Pro peptidase family protein, translating to MRHALLQKLRSLAEQRNACGIVVSTEASVFYFTGFRGPGYLVYSIADDSFTLLVPALEFLRAKKALTEEALEGYLDVVAFTPYGLPGGLALDATDDYKLVTGRASDVISSMFQDGCKLLVETDSITLVKKLEKSFTVEDVSGAVEDMRATKEPWEIERIEVATEIAEAALNTAISSLEADMSEAEIAAIIEYEMRRRGAIDHAFPTIVAFGENTVYPHAEPSPRRVLGYKPQPVLIDLGAVYKGYCSDITRTLMDGATTEFRKVAEAVHEAVYTAIDAIRPGVSAHEVYEAARRVLASNGLDKYFIHSLGHGVGIEVHEKPRISYRSDVELREGMVVTVEPGVYIPGKFGVRIEELVLVTRKGARVLSRFPSILW from the coding sequence ATGCGTCATGCGCTGCTCCAGAAGCTTAGGAGTCTAGCCGAGCAGAGAAACGCGTGCGGAATCGTCGTGTCCACTGAGGCTAGTGTATTCTACTTTACTGGGTTCCGGGGCCCGGGCTACCTGGTCTACAGTATTGCTGACGATTCGTTTACATTACTCGTCCCTGCGCTAGAGTTCCTACGCGCTAAGAAGGCTCTAACCGAGGAAGCACTAGAGGGCTATCTGGATGTCGTAGCCTTTACACCTTATGGGCTTCCTGGCGGGCTTGCACTGGATGCCACAGACGACTATAAGCTGGTTACTGGTAGAGCAAGCGACGTCATATCATCCATGTTTCAGGATGGCTGCAAGCTACTCGTCGAAACAGATTCCATAACCCTTGTGAAGAAGCTCGAGAAATCATTCACCGTGGAGGACGTATCTGGGGCTGTGGAGGATATGAGGGCTACTAAGGAGCCATGGGAGATAGAGCGCATAGAGGTGGCAACCGAGATAGCGGAGGCAGCGCTTAACACAGCCATATCTAGCCTTGAAGCTGACATGAGTGAGGCGGAGATAGCAGCTATCATCGAGTATGAGATGAGGCGGAGAGGCGCCATAGACCACGCCTTCCCAACGATAGTAGCATTTGGCGAGAACACTGTGTATCCACATGCAGAGCCCTCTCCGCGCCGAGTACTAGGCTACAAGCCACAGCCCGTGCTCATAGATCTTGGCGCCGTATACAAGGGATACTGCAGCGACATAACCAGGACCCTTATGGACGGGGCCACCACAGAGTTTAGGAAAGTAGCGGAGGCCGTACACGAAGCTGTATACACGGCTATAGACGCTATCAGACCCGGTGTCTCGGCACACGAGGTCTATGAGGCGGCGCGCCGTGTGCTAGCGTCGAACGGTCTTGACAAGTACTTTATACACAGTCTCGGCCACGGAGTAGGCATAGAGGTTCACGAGAAGCCACGCATATCCTACAGGAGCGATGTAGAGCTTCGTGAGGGAATGGTGGTAACTGTAGAGCCTGGCGTCTATATTCCTGGGAAGTTCGGCGTGAGGATAGAGGAGCTGGTTCTAGTTACACGCAAAGGTGCTAGAGTATTGAGCAGGTTCCCCTCTATACTGTGGTGA
- a CDS encoding M28 family peptidase — protein sequence MSTTSNIADTLRLLVERLARYGEAPAGTRSEYLLAKEIKSLFEEESGVDARLIPLPVNAWVDEGSLVHACGREVRAAAWPGHAGSEVEGEAVVINSIDDLWKRSVEGRVVVAELPRDPDRALVFYNVARRRGTAGIVFYDWLPGRFRRIVVSDAPFTLESTGLAGIPVVHVRREDARDILSCRGLRLVHGGRMESSYGYIVEAILELGGGDHEVIVSAHHDHWFSGANDNLSGVAAVLAVAKLAQSLAGASGRIRLVSFTAEEFGDPRLPGWYWAYGSREYAAMLRAAGLLDDVVAVLNFDIAAGHGASLYSTPMLRRILVRLADRLGLEFASVEPDTTDSDSFSFSSIGLEAATIMGYDTWLELYHTDMDTPARLDYEVLALAVRLYAEASMELLKKGWRLFSYSDYVKELHDSLRVFPPLAASLYKLQRVTEAAESHGLYRLLGRAYRMLNAVLPVTIYSEKYSGDVELESYAALPLLYLRDLDTLRAARDAAEKGDCERALSAIRGLDVFRATVRGGLVPAPAGLLGTTSTRDCRSLARALSAVERAARHMVWVSSTRAAESLEEVYSILAEAIESLG from the coding sequence ATGTCTACGACAAGCAACATAGCGGATACATTAAGGCTTCTTGTTGAAAGGCTCGCCCGGTACGGCGAGGCTCCGGCTGGCACGCGTAGTGAGTACCTCCTCGCTAAGGAGATTAAGAGCCTCTTCGAGGAGGAGTCTGGTGTTGATGCTAGGCTTATACCGCTTCCTGTAAACGCCTGGGTAGACGAAGGGTCCCTGGTCCATGCTTGTGGCCGCGAGGTTCGCGCCGCCGCTTGGCCTGGCCACGCTGGCAGCGAGGTGGAAGGAGAAGCCGTAGTCATCAATAGTATTGATGACCTCTGGAAGAGGAGTGTAGAAGGGAGAGTCGTTGTTGCAGAGCTCCCTCGCGATCCGGATAGGGCTCTTGTCTTCTACAATGTGGCCCGGAGGCGTGGGACTGCTGGCATAGTGTTTTATGACTGGCTTCCAGGGAGGTTTCGAAGGATAGTCGTATCCGACGCGCCATTTACGCTAGAGTCTACCGGGCTCGCGGGTATACCCGTAGTACATGTTAGGCGTGAGGATGCCCGCGATATATTGTCGTGTAGAGGACTCAGGCTCGTTCATGGCGGGCGCATGGAGAGCAGCTATGGCTACATTGTGGAAGCCATACTGGAGCTCGGAGGTGGCGACCACGAGGTAATAGTCTCAGCTCACCACGACCACTGGTTCTCCGGGGCTAATGACAATCTATCTGGTGTAGCCGCTGTCCTCGCTGTAGCTAAGCTTGCACAATCGCTGGCAGGAGCCAGCGGTCGTATTAGACTGGTCAGCTTTACCGCAGAGGAGTTTGGTGACCCTAGGCTACCTGGGTGGTATTGGGCTTACGGCTCGCGCGAGTATGCTGCTATGCTCAGGGCTGCTGGCCTACTAGATGATGTTGTAGCGGTTCTGAACTTCGACATTGCCGCTGGCCATGGGGCTTCGCTTTACTCGACCCCTATGCTTAGACGCATACTGGTAAGGCTTGCTGACAGACTGGGGCTCGAATTCGCCTCTGTGGAGCCGGATACAACTGATAGTGACAGCTTTAGCTTCTCGTCGATAGGGCTTGAAGCAGCGACTATAATGGGGTATGACACCTGGCTGGAACTGTACCATACAGATATGGATACTCCTGCTAGGCTTGACTACGAGGTTCTCGCGCTGGCTGTGAGACTCTACGCTGAGGCCAGCATGGAGCTGCTGAAGAAGGGCTGGAGGCTGTTTAGCTACAGTGATTACGTGAAGGAGCTACATGATAGTCTCCGCGTGTTCCCTCCACTCGCGGCTAGCCTCTATAAGCTACAACGTGTCACAGAGGCTGCTGAGAGCCATGGCCTTTATCGTCTCCTTGGCAGAGCGTACCGTATGTTAAACGCCGTTTTGCCGGTTACGATCTATAGCGAGAAATACTCTGGCGATGTAGAGCTTGAGAGTTATGCTGCGCTTCCATTGCTGTATCTACGTGACCTGGATACCTTACGGGCTGCGAGGGACGCCGCTGAGAAGGGCGACTGCGAGAGAGCACTATCTGCGATAAGAGGTCTAGACGTGTTCCGTGCCACCGTCCGAGGCGGTCTAGTTCCGGCACCTGCTGGCCTGCTGGGTACGACTAGCACGCGAGACTGCCGCAGCCTTGCCAGGGCACTTTCCGCTGTTGAGCGCGCTGCCCGACACATGGTGTGGGTGTCTAGTACCCGGGCGGCAGAGAGTTTAGAGGAAGTATACAGTATTCTGGCCGAAGCTATTGAGAGCCTGGGCTAG